Proteins encoded within one genomic window of Mycolicibacterium monacense:
- a CDS encoding ferredoxin, with product MRVVVDSDRCEGNALCVRIAPAVFQLDDDEYATVVADPVPVEEEARVAQAIADCPRAALSRED from the coding sequence ATGCGTGTCGTAGTGGACTCTGACCGCTGTGAAGGCAATGCACTGTGCGTGAGGATCGCACCGGCGGTCTTCCAACTCGACGACGACGAATACGCCACTGTCGTCGCCGACCCCGTACCGGTCGAGGAGGAGGCGCGCGTCGCGCAGGCAATCGCCGACTGTCCGCGGGCAGCGCTGTCGCGCGAGGACTAG
- a CDS encoding group III truncated hemoglobin — protein MSTDHAIAAPVLTSPAFDPPRRDLTTRADVESLLRRFYSEAFEDELLALPFAELSSHGLEEHLPVMCDFWETVLFRAGRYRRNALHVHRRIHYQTPLDATHFVRWLSLWSSTIDDMYRGPVAEHAKIQATRIATAMHRRLTGAHGGTTIVGANPVKENSCVS, from the coding sequence ATGAGCACCGACCACGCGATCGCCGCCCCGGTCCTTACGTCGCCGGCGTTCGACCCACCACGCCGCGACCTGACCACGCGTGCGGATGTCGAGTCGCTACTGCGTCGCTTCTACAGCGAGGCGTTCGAGGACGAACTCCTCGCCCTGCCGTTCGCTGAACTCTCGTCGCACGGCCTGGAAGAACACTTGCCGGTCATGTGTGATTTCTGGGAGACGGTGTTGTTCCGGGCGGGCCGCTATCGGCGCAACGCGCTGCACGTGCACAGGCGCATCCACTACCAGACACCGCTGGATGCAACGCATTTCGTGCGCTGGTTGTCGCTGTGGAGCTCCACGATCGACGACATGTACCGAGGCCCCGTCGCCGAACACGCCAAGATCCAAGCCACGCGGATCGCGACCGCCATGCACCGTCGCCTCACCGGCGCCCACGGCGGCACGACGATCGTGGGCGCCAATCCGGTGAAGGAGAACTCATGCGTGTCGTAG
- a CDS encoding helix-turn-helix transcriptional regulator: MSTRRQDVLAVLREAGTALSIAQIAGELAVHPNTARFHLEALAGTGQVEAVEADRAKPGRPPLMFRAVAGMDPAGPRDYRTLAGILADALARQPNAARRAVTAGRSWGEHTAEPTRTRSRRQAVDRLTDLLAGLGFAPEARPTAGGIGEIGLRNCPFLDLADTRRDVVCPVHLGLMQGALSRWKAPITVEALIPFAEPDLCVAHLAPAGRTS; encoded by the coding sequence GTGAGCACCCGGCGTCAGGACGTCCTGGCGGTGCTGCGCGAGGCGGGGACTGCGCTGAGCATCGCGCAGATCGCCGGTGAGTTGGCCGTCCACCCCAATACCGCGCGATTCCATCTGGAGGCACTGGCCGGCACCGGACAGGTGGAAGCCGTAGAGGCCGATCGCGCGAAACCGGGACGCCCCCCGTTGATGTTTCGGGCGGTGGCGGGCATGGACCCGGCCGGGCCGCGCGACTACCGCACGCTGGCGGGCATTCTCGCCGACGCACTCGCCCGACAACCCAACGCGGCGCGTCGAGCCGTCACCGCGGGCCGCAGCTGGGGTGAGCACACCGCCGAACCCACGCGCACGCGGAGCCGCCGACAGGCCGTCGACCGCCTCACGGACCTGCTCGCCGGACTGGGCTTCGCACCCGAGGCGCGCCCCACGGCAGGAGGAATCGGCGAGATCGGTTTGCGCAACTGTCCGTTCCTGGATCTGGCCGACACCCGCCGCGACGTGGTGTGCCCGGTGCATCTCGGGCTCATGCAAGGAGCTCTCAGCCGGTGGAAGGCCCCGATCACCGTGGAGGCACTGATCCCGTTCGCCGAGCCGGACCTGTGCGTCGCGCACCTGGCACCGGCGGGGCGGACCTCATGA
- the fdxA gene encoding ferredoxin, with protein MTYVIGKACVDVMDRSCVEECPVDCIYEGGRSLYIHPDECVDCGACEPVCPVEAIYYEDDLPADQREHLADNAAFFFDTLAGRDEPLGSPGGAAKVGPVQADAPLVVGLPRQEQS; from the coding sequence ATGACGTACGTGATCGGCAAAGCGTGTGTGGATGTCATGGACCGGTCCTGCGTGGAGGAGTGCCCCGTGGACTGCATCTACGAGGGTGGCAGGTCCCTGTACATCCACCCGGACGAGTGCGTGGACTGCGGCGCCTGTGAACCCGTCTGTCCGGTGGAGGCCATCTACTACGAAGACGACCTGCCTGCCGATCAGCGGGAGCATCTGGCCGACAACGCCGCCTTTTTCTTCGACACGCTCGCCGGCCGCGACGAACCGCTGGGATCACCGGGCGGTGCGGCCAAGGTGGGCCCCGTCCAAGCCGACGCCCCGCTCGTGGTCGGGCTGCCCCGGCAGGAGCAATCGTGA
- a CDS encoding hemerythrin domain-containing protein codes for MCQYCGCRDIPLLRDYIAEHERVVNIGGSAVRALDRGECDRARELLAAMADELRSHWRGEEDGLFTVMARDELFAEHITPLVREHRELEEFLDTVDVSDPGDQELIRKAVFDLYGHIAKEEDGLFPASLTALDGSEWDEAIAAWERAHPGGR; via the coding sequence ATGTGCCAGTACTGCGGATGCCGCGACATACCACTGCTGCGTGACTACATCGCAGAACACGAACGGGTGGTGAACATCGGTGGCTCCGCGGTGCGTGCGCTCGACCGCGGTGAGTGCGATCGGGCCCGCGAGCTGTTGGCGGCCATGGCCGACGAGTTGCGATCTCACTGGCGGGGCGAAGAAGACGGACTGTTCACCGTGATGGCCAGAGACGAGTTGTTCGCCGAGCACATCACCCCACTGGTGCGTGAACACCGCGAACTCGAGGAGTTCCTCGACACCGTCGATGTGTCGGACCCTGGCGACCAGGAGCTGATCCGCAAGGCCGTCTTCGACCTGTACGGACACATCGCGAAAGAAGAGGACGGCCTTTTTCCGGCGTCGCTGACGGCGCTCGACGGAAGCGAGTGGGACGAGGCGATCGCCGCCTGGGAGCGGGCGCACCCCGGCGGGCGATGA
- a CDS encoding PucR family transcriptional regulator has product MTARPVDTGAPTLRALVDASRLGLAVPDGAPQDLDRPISWAHITEMRDPSRYLRGGELVCTVGLSLQTPQDCRTFADALAAAAVAGVCFGVGDGHDEVPVALLDQCRRHGLPVLIASPSVPFSMVSRFVAEYEMGAEIAVARATYALVPELLSALRRHASADELLDTAGQILGCRFLLDPDGGPPSWIGGGTPPEPALLDLIARFVRATQGERDVEAALARERVGQLLSLVERRMLLPDALGQLLDWPGLTAGQLTCSAWPAGAGALLSIAFPDALVGDAPDLCLMVMTHPLDLTDDLSLPSGHSALVPLTEIGSAIGQARSALELAQRSGRRVGPDQLSTLDSLLEQLPPAQLAPFRQQLIEPLAEMDRRRGTQHVRTLRAFLAANGSLSDTARDLYLHTNTVRHRLARIVELTGRDPLNHNDQAAFSIGLHAADRESTR; this is encoded by the coding sequence ATGACAGCCCGGCCTGTCGATACGGGAGCCCCGACCTTGCGCGCGCTGGTCGACGCATCGCGCCTCGGACTCGCGGTCCCCGACGGCGCGCCCCAGGACCTCGACCGGCCCATCAGCTGGGCGCACATCACCGAGATGCGCGATCCGTCGCGGTACCTGCGCGGCGGCGAGTTGGTGTGCACGGTCGGCTTGAGCCTGCAGACCCCGCAGGACTGCCGGACGTTCGCCGACGCGTTGGCCGCGGCAGCAGTGGCCGGCGTGTGTTTCGGCGTCGGCGACGGTCACGACGAGGTGCCTGTCGCGCTGCTGGATCAGTGCCGGCGCCACGGGCTGCCGGTGTTGATCGCCTCGCCGAGTGTGCCGTTCAGCATGGTCAGCCGCTTCGTCGCCGAGTACGAGATGGGCGCCGAGATCGCCGTCGCACGGGCGACCTACGCGCTCGTGCCCGAGCTGCTCTCGGCGTTGCGGCGGCACGCGTCGGCCGATGAGCTCCTCGACACCGCAGGCCAGATCCTGGGGTGCCGCTTCCTGCTCGACCCCGACGGCGGGCCGCCGAGTTGGATCGGTGGCGGCACCCCGCCGGAGCCGGCGCTGCTCGACCTGATCGCCCGGTTCGTGCGGGCGACCCAGGGGGAACGAGACGTCGAGGCCGCGCTCGCGCGCGAACGCGTCGGACAGCTGCTCTCCCTCGTCGAGCGGCGGATGCTCCTGCCCGATGCGCTTGGGCAGCTGCTGGACTGGCCGGGGCTGACAGCGGGTCAACTCACGTGTTCGGCGTGGCCGGCCGGCGCCGGAGCGCTGCTGTCGATCGCCTTCCCCGACGCGTTGGTCGGTGACGCGCCGGATCTGTGCCTCATGGTGATGACGCATCCGCTCGACCTGACCGACGATCTGTCGCTGCCCTCGGGCCACTCGGCGCTGGTGCCCCTGACGGAGATCGGTTCGGCGATCGGTCAGGCGCGGAGTGCGCTGGAGCTGGCTCAGCGCAGTGGCCGCCGCGTCGGACCGGACCAGTTGAGCACACTCGACAGCCTGCTCGAACAGCTCCCGCCGGCGCAGCTGGCGCCCTTCCGCCAGCAGCTCATCGAGCCGCTCGCGGAGATGGACCGGCGGCGGGGGACGCAGCACGTGCGCACACTGCGGGCATTCCTCGCCGCCAACGGTTCACTCAGCGACACCGCCCGCGACCTCTACCTCCACACCAACACGGTGCGCCACCGGTTGGCCCGGATCGTCGAGCTGACCGGCCGGGACCCGTTGAACCACAATGACCAGGCGGCGTTCTCGATCGGTCTGCACGCGGCCGATCGGGAATCGACCCGGTGA